TAGTTCCACCATGACTGAATCATCTGCCGATAAGAAGGGTCGTCCGACCCCTAAGCGCAAAGAAGCTATCGCCGCTCGTAAAGTTTCATCCCTTGCTCCTGCATCCACAAAGGCAGAGAAGAAGCGCGCAAAGGATGCCTCCCGTGCTGCACGTATTGCCAATCGCGCCGCCTATATGCGTGGAGATGAGAACGCACTACCTGCCCGCGATAAAGGTCCAGTAAAGCGATTTGTCCGTAACTATGTGGATTCACGCAAATCAATTGGTGAATACTTCCTGCCCATCATCTTTATCGTTCTGATCTTTACCTTGGTTCCATATCCAATTTTCCAAATCGGAAGCATCATCATCATGTATGGCGTTCTCTTGATTTCAGTCATCGATGGATTCTTCTTAAGTCGCAAAATTAAGAGCGCTGTCCTTGTAAAATTCCCAGGCACAGAGCTAAAAGGAATCGGAATGTATGGATGGCTGCGCTCAACCCAGATGCGCAGAATGCGCTCTCCTAAGCCTCAGATCAAAGTTGGAGAAAGCTTCTAACTCACACCGCTAAGCGCGAGGGTTAGGGCTCTCGTTCTTCTTAGGATCGCGCTCTGGCAACTTTCCCAGAGCG
The genomic region above belongs to Candidatus Planktophila dulcis and contains:
- a CDS encoding DUF3043 domain-containing protein encodes the protein MTESSADKKGRPTPKRKEAIAARKVSSLAPASTKAEKKRAKDASRAARIANRAAYMRGDENALPARDKGPVKRFVRNYVDSRKSIGEYFLPIIFIVLIFTLVPYPIFQIGSIIIMYGVLLISVIDGFFLSRKIKSAVLVKFPGTELKGIGMYGWLRSTQMRRMRSPKPQIKVGESF